The sequence TCGATAAAGTTGAAGAAATCGCTATTGAGCGCCTGAAAAAACTTTTTGGTGCCGAGTTTGCTAATGTGCAACCTCATAGCGGAGCCAATGCTAACCAGGCCGCTTTTATGGCTCTTGCAAAGCCAGGAGACACTATTTTAGGCATGAGCCTCGCAGCAGGTGGTCACCTTACTCATGGTGCTGCCCCTAATTATTCTGGGAAATGGTTTAACTCAGTTCAATATGGCGTCCGCGGCGAAGATGGCCTGCTCGATTATGAGCAAATGGAACAGCTAGCTCGTGAACATAAGCCCAAAATCATCGTAGCAGGTAGCTCAGCCTATCCACGCGTGATTGACTTCCCCAGATTCCGTAAAATTGCTGATGAAGTCGGCGCTTATTTAATGGTTGATATGGCCCATTTTGCAGGGCTTGTGGCTGCTGGCCTTTATCCAAGCCCTGTTCCTTTTGCAGACATCACAACCACGACCACTCATAAGACATTAAGAGGGCCTCGTGGCGGTGTTATTATGACAAATAACCCCGAACTAGCCAAAAAAATTAATTCTGCTGTTTTCCCTGGGCTTCAAGGTGGCCCATTAATGCATGTTATTGCTGGTAAAGCCGTTGCTTTTGGTGAAGCCCTTCAGGCTGACTTTAAAACTTACCAACAAAATGTGCTTAATAATGCACGCGCATTAGGTGATGAGTTAAAGAAACTAGGTTTCGACATTGTTACGGGTGGCACTGACAGCCATTTGGTTCTAGTGGATCTTCGCCCCAAAAAAGTAACTGGCAAACAAGCCGAAGCTTTGCTTGAAAAAGCAGGAATTACGGCAAATAAAAATGCCATTCCTTTTGATCCTGAAAAACCTTTTGTTACATCAGGTATTCGCCTCGGTGCTCCTGCTGCAACGGCTCGTGGCTTTGGCGAAGTTGAGTTCCGTAAAGTGGCAAACATGATCAATGATGTTCTCAGCGCTGAAGAAGGTGATGAGGCTACGATTCAGCGTGTAAGGGAAGAGGTACTGGAACTTTGCCGTCGTTTCCCAATTTATGATCGTGCTTCAGCATAAAATATTTTAGAAACTATGTTGGGATGTAATATCCCAACATAGTAATCTTGATATACTCTGATTTAGACGTGTTTAAAAATTAGCGTGTTAAATCGTCAGGCGTAATAATGCGGATGCGGTGCTGAATATTTTTTTCAATATCACGCAATAAATGACGTTGGTCAAAGGTAATGAGAGAAAGAGCTTTTCCTTTTTTACCTGCCCTTGCAGAGCGTCCTATACGGTGAATATAAATTTCACTGCTTTTAGGAAGATCGAAGTTAATAACGATACTGACATTATCAATATCTAAGCCACGAGCAGCAATATCGGTAGTGACAAGAATAGAACATTGTTTGCCTTGAAAGTGATCCAAAACTTTTTTGCGTTCTCCCTGAGAACGTTCACTATGGAAAGATTCGGCTTTAAATCCCCAACTTCTCACTTTTTTGGCCAATTCATTGGCACTTTTTTTTGTATTAACAAAAACTATAATTCGCTCTTCTGTAGCAAATTGCGTTAAAATATTTTGAACCGTGCTTTCTTTTTCCTCATCATGAAGAAAAATGGCGCGCTGCTGTAAACGGCGCGGTGTCTTTGTTTCTTCTTCAATTTCAATTTGCACCGGGTTGCGGGTCACTTTTTTGGCAAGTGCCATGACCGTATCGGGCAATGTTGCTGAGCAAAAAATTGTTTGAGGATGATCAGCCAGATAAGGGATGAGAGCTGTCATACTCTGACTAAATTCTTCATCAAGTAAGCGATCAGCTTCATCAAGAACCAAATATTCAATATGACTTAGATCAAGCTGGCCATTTTGCACAAAATCAAGCAATCTTCCGTGGGTGGCAATGATAATTTCAACGCCTCCCTCCAAAGAACGAAGTTGCTGTTCTCTGGAAGTGCCTCCACAAATGAGCCGTGTCTTAACACCAATGTCGCGCCCTAATTGACGACATACACCAGCTGTTTGAGTAGCCAAATCACGTGTTGGTTCCAAAATAAGAATCTGTGGGTAAGGTTGATAAAACTCACCCTCTTTTTGTTTCTTTTCTGCTAGTTTCTGTAAGGCGGCTAAAAGAAAAGTTGCTGTTTTTCCACTGCCTGTTTGGCTGGGCAAAAGAACATCTTTATTTTTAAGTAAAGCAGGAAGCCCTTTTTGCTGAATTAAAGTTGGCTTGTTAAAGCCTAGTCTCTGCACAGCTTTGCAAAGAGCTGGGAGAAGTCCTAATGCTTCAAAATTTTGGAGTGGAGCGGAAGAAAGAGCTGTATTTTGTGTCATAAAATTACTATTACACTTATGATAAAGGCGTTTAAAGCATAGCCATTAAATAAAGAGTATATATGCACGCAACGCTTATAGCCGAAAATTATGCCGGTATGCTTTCTCAGGGAAGGGGTCTGCTTGAGCGGGCAGGGTTTAGCTGGGATTTCCAGCCCGTTAATTTTAAAAAAAACTCTTCTTTTTCATCCTTAAAATTTCGCTTAGGTGCTGACCCTCTAAAATATGTTAATCCACTTACAGTTAAAGCTGAAAGTGACTTCCTTGTCAGCATTGGCGGTAAAGGGGCCATTATTGGTAAGGCTTTAGGGTCTATCTGTAAGTTACCTGTTATTCAAATACAAAATCCTCGCATATCACTTAAGAACTTTGCTTTAGTCATAGCGAACCATCACGATAAACTTAAAGGCGAAAACGTTTTTGCTATTCGCACAGCTTTGCATGGCGTAACAGATCAGGCTCTTTCGCAAGCTCGTCATAGATGGTCTTCTCGCCTCATTGGAGGAGAGAGCAAAATATTGGGTGTTCTTTTGGGAGGTTCAAATGGACGATATGTGTTTGGAGAAAAAGAGGCCGTTTTTATCGCACATCAAATACAGGCTTTTATAACAGCGCATAATATGAGCTGCATTATAACGCCATCAAGGCGTACAGATCCCAAAGCTCTTAATAGGATGGAAAAAATATTAACACCTTATAATGTCAGAATTTTAAAAGGTGAGGGAGAAGATAATCCTTATCTTGGCATTCTAGCCTGCTCAGACTGCCTTGCCGTCACAGAAGATAGCGTCTCAATGATTTCGGAGGCCATAGCAACAAGATTGCCGGTAGGGATATTGCCGTTATCAGGTCAGTCTAGCCGTCTAAAATATTTTATTAATATTTTAAAAACGGAAAATCGTGTTACGTCTTTTGGGGTCAACATGAAAATTAATCATACCGAAAAACTTGACGATACCCCTCTAGCCGTTGAAGAAATAAAAAGACGGATATTTTTATTAAGAAAGAGTTTAGCATGATCAATGTTTCTACATTTGGCCCTCAAGGTGGGAACATTCTTTACAAAGCTCTTTCTCATCCTTTAGCTGTCGAACCTCTCAAAGCGTTAGAAAATTCTTTAAAAGGTAAGAAAATAGCGCTTTATGACCCAGAAAATTACTTTGACAGTTTTATTGGGCTTTATCCGAATTTCGAGATTAGTACATTTTTAACACATGATACAGAAAAATTAGGTCAAGCGGCACCTTATGGAAAAGTGTGGCGCTCTTTATTAGATCTGCCATCTTGTGAAGAAAATCATGTCTTAGTGCTTTCTTTTGAGAAAGCAAAAATGGAAAATCGTTTCACTAATTTGCTCAATGGCCGTAGCTTATACACACTTGAAGCGGCACGCTTACCGGCAAAATTTCTTCAGGCTGGACTTCCATATTTAGATAAACGCAATTTTGCGACAAATTTCGCATTTTTTCGTGATAATGATAATTTTTCTACCCGCTTATTTACGGCTAATTATTGGTCAAATTACGGAGCGGATAAAGTTTGTTACTGGTTTCAGCTTTATGATGAAAATGGTCGGGTTATCGCCCAATGGGACCAGACTATAGAAGAAGCTGGAGCCAGTGTTACTATTGATAGTAGAGATATTCGCAAGCGTTTTTCATTGCCCGCCTTTACAGGCCAATTATTTATTCACGTTATTGGCGCGCGAGGGCATGATGTTGTCAAATATGCGCTAGATACGACTGGGCAAGGCGATAATCCTAGTCTTTCAGTCACACATGACGCTAATGCATGGCCATCTAATCATTATGCTTCTCTTCCGGCGCCAGGTGAAAATGAAAAGCTTTGTGTATGGCTTCAAAATAGCCATGGCGTCTCAATAGCACCAAAGACATTATCTTTTAGAGTGATGGGAACAAAAGAAGAGCGCACATTTGATCATAAGCTAGAGCCTTACCAAACTTATGGTTTAGATATGGCTGCTCTTTTTCCAGAGGTAAAATGGCCTGCCCAGTTTGAAATGAAAGCAGCCAAAACCATGGTACGGCCGCGCTATGAAATAATAGAGGGTGAGCGAACAAGAATTGCACATTTAAATGTGATGCGGTCTGATCTTGTGCCTGAACCTCAAATAAAAGATTTGCATCCCTCTTTAGGCCGTGGGTTCTTACTTCCTTTCCCAATTTTAGATCCAAAATATTTTGAAAATTTTATACAGCCTAACCCCATGTCTGAGGCACTTGAAACAATGCCTTTACGTCTGGATTTGTTTGATCGGCAAGGTAATATTTTAGGAGCGCATTTTTTAGGAAATCTCAAGCGTGATCATAAAAAAGCTGTGGCTATTAATGAGCTGGTAGAAACCGCGGGACATGGTGAGTTAGTTTACGATTTTAGAGAAGGGGGTATTGCTGATGGTTGGCTTCATGCCATGATGCGATATCACAATGTCTCTTCGGGTCATAAGGCTGAAACAAGCTTTGGTGCTCATATTTTCAATACACTCATGACATGGCGGTCTGAACCACAATCTTATTCTGGTCCTGCTCCAGGCTTATCAACGCGCTTATTTTTAAAATTGGGTCGGAATCTAGAAAATCAAAAGCTAAAAACATTTTGCCACCTTATCTATCCTTGCTCTGCCTCAAATAGATTTCCTTCAGTAACGGTTTTATACTTATTGGCCCAAAATGGGAGTTATGTTACCGAAAAAAACGATTTCTGTCGTGCCCTCTGGCTCTTTGTTTTTCTATCCTAACAATATTTTTTCCAGTGATGATTTAGAAAAAGCAGGTGAGGGCGGATATATTATTATTCGTGACTTAACATGTCGCCTTTTTGGATATCATGGCGTTGAAAATGAGCAGGGTGGATTTTCTTTAGATCATATGTTTGGCTTTTAATGACCTTATTCATCTCGTGGCCTATTGCCGCGAGAATAAGAAATTGTTAAAAACCTGGCTGCAAGAAAAGGATGCGTAGCTCAGCGGTAGAGCACTGCCTTCACACGGCAGGGGTCACAGGTTCAATCCCTGTCGCATCCACCATATTTTTTCTTAAAAATGGTAGTTTATAGCGGGTTGTAGTGTTTGGGGGCTGTCTCCTCTCTTGTGTATCATTTCCCGTTTTGTCCCGTTTCTTATCATTTTTTCTCGTTCTTTCTTGTCCATTGATTTGAGGCTCAGTAAAATATGAAGCGGCGATAGCGTGCGGGTGCAGAGCCCCATTAGGTTACTTAATTGAGATATTTAGGCATTTCTTCTTGCTCTGCTTCACGTTCTCTGTCTTATTTTTTCATCACTGCGCGTGCTCTGGCCCCATCTTCTGCTGCATTTGGC comes from Aristophania vespae and encodes:
- the glyA gene encoding serine hydroxymethyltransferase, coding for MAEHADQFDLKSFFHQSLSKRDPDINALLGAELKRQQDGIELIASENMASFAVMEAQGSVLTNKYAEGLPGRRYYGGCGEVDKVEEIAIERLKKLFGAEFANVQPHSGANANQAAFMALAKPGDTILGMSLAAGGHLTHGAAPNYSGKWFNSVQYGVRGEDGLLDYEQMEQLAREHKPKIIVAGSSAYPRVIDFPRFRKIADEVGAYLMVDMAHFAGLVAAGLYPSPVPFADITTTTTHKTLRGPRGGVIMTNNPELAKKINSAVFPGLQGGPLMHVIAGKAVAFGEALQADFKTYQQNVLNNARALGDELKKLGFDIVTGGTDSHLVLVDLRPKKVTGKQAEALLEKAGITANKNAIPFDPEKPFVTSGIRLGAPAATARGFGEVEFRKVANMINDVLSAEEGDEATIQRVREEVLELCRRFPIYDRASA
- a CDS encoding DEAD/DEAH box helicase; translation: MTQNTALSSAPLQNFEALGLLPALCKAVQRLGFNKPTLIQQKGLPALLKNKDVLLPSQTGSGKTATFLLAALQKLAEKKQKEGEFYQPYPQILILEPTRDLATQTAGVCRQLGRDIGVKTRLICGGTSREQQLRSLEGGVEIIIATHGRLLDFVQNGQLDLSHIEYLVLDEADRLLDEEFSQSMTALIPYLADHPQTIFCSATLPDTVMALAKKVTRNPVQIEIEEETKTPRRLQQRAIFLHDEEKESTVQNILTQFATEERIIVFVNTKKSANELAKKVRSWGFKAESFHSERSQGERKKVLDHFQGKQCSILVTTDIAARGLDIDNVSIVINFDLPKSSEIYIHRIGRSARAGKKGKALSLITFDQRHLLRDIEKNIQHRIRIITPDDLTR
- a CDS encoding mitochondrial fission ELM1 family protein, producing MHATLIAENYAGMLSQGRGLLERAGFSWDFQPVNFKKNSSFSSLKFRLGADPLKYVNPLTVKAESDFLVSIGGKGAIIGKALGSICKLPVIQIQNPRISLKNFALVIANHHDKLKGENVFAIRTALHGVTDQALSQARHRWSSRLIGGESKILGVLLGGSNGRYVFGEKEAVFIAHQIQAFITAHNMSCIITPSRRTDPKALNRMEKILTPYNVRILKGEGEDNPYLGILACSDCLAVTEDSVSMISEAIATRLPVGILPLSGQSSRLKYFINILKTENRVTSFGVNMKINHTEKLDDTPLAVEEIKRRIFLLRKSLA